A genomic region of Streptococcus suis contains the following coding sequences:
- a CDS encoding metal-sulfur cluster assembly factor, translating into MREDIQINERALTVSEQLIEVLESIYDPEIELDIYNLGLIYEIHLDEAGFCKVVMTFTDSGCSCADTMPGELVAALKTIDGINDAQVEIVWSPAWKMTRISRLGRITLGISPK; encoded by the coding sequence ATGAGAGAAGATATTCAGATTAATGAACGAGCCTTAACTGTATCAGAACAGTTGATAGAGGTTTTAGAATCTATTTACGATCCTGAAATTGAACTAGACATCTACAATTTGGGTTTGATTTATGAGATTCATTTAGATGAAGCTGGTTTTTGTAAGGTTGTCATGACCTTTACAGATTCAGGTTGTTCTTGTGCGGATACTATGCCTGGTGAATTGGTTGCAGCCTTGAAAACGATTGATGGTATAAACGATGCACAGGTAGAGATTGTCTGGTCTCCTGCTTGGAAGATGACCCGTATCAGCCGTCTCGGACGTATTACGCTTGGTATCAGTCCGAAATAA
- the ilvA gene encoding threonine ammonia-lyase IlvA, translating to MITAKNVEQAYSVLKRVVVRTPLDYSRYLSEKYGATIYLKRENEQRVRSFKIRGAYYAISQLTDDEKSRGVVCASAGNHAQGVAYTCQEMQIPATIFMPITTPQQKIGQVKFFGGDYVEIRLVGDTFDESAKAAQDYTQESGKTFIDPFDDENVQAGQGTVAYEILEEAEEQTISFDQILVPIGGGGLVAGVSAYLKEHAPEIKIVGVEASGARSMKAAFDKGRPVKLDQIDKFADGIAVQKVGKSTYEVARKYVDRLIGVDEGWISGTILDLYSKLGIVAEPAGAATIAALEVVKDQIKGQTICCIISGGNNDINRMPEMEERALIYEGIKHYFVVNFPQRPGALREFVNDILGPNDDITRFEYIKRANKGTGPVLIGIALGDKTDYMQFISRLEEFDPQYINLHENDSLYKMLV from the coding sequence ATGATTACAGCAAAAAATGTAGAACAAGCATACTCCGTTCTTAAGCGCGTGGTAGTACGTACCCCCTTGGATTATAGTCGATACTTGTCGGAAAAATATGGTGCAACTATTTATTTAAAAAGAGAAAATGAACAGCGTGTTCGCTCTTTTAAAATTCGAGGAGCCTATTATGCTATTTCACAATTGACAGATGATGAGAAGTCACGCGGAGTGGTCTGTGCTTCAGCCGGAAACCATGCTCAAGGTGTGGCCTATACCTGTCAGGAAATGCAAATTCCTGCTACGATTTTTATGCCCATTACAACTCCGCAACAAAAAATAGGGCAGGTTAAATTTTTCGGAGGAGACTACGTAGAGATTCGGCTCGTAGGTGATACCTTCGATGAGTCAGCCAAGGCAGCACAAGATTATACTCAGGAAAGTGGGAAAACCTTTATAGACCCATTCGATGATGAAAATGTGCAGGCTGGTCAGGGAACAGTAGCCTATGAAATCTTGGAAGAAGCGGAGGAGCAAACCATTAGTTTTGACCAAATTTTAGTTCCCATAGGAGGAGGTGGTCTGGTTGCAGGCGTTTCGGCCTATCTGAAAGAACATGCACCTGAAATTAAGATTGTTGGTGTTGAAGCAAGTGGGGCACGGTCAATGAAAGCGGCTTTTGATAAAGGTCGTCCGGTTAAATTAGACCAAATTGATAAATTTGCTGACGGTATTGCGGTACAGAAAGTTGGTAAGTCGACCTACGAAGTGGCTCGGAAATACGTAGATCGCCTGATTGGTGTGGATGAAGGATGGATTTCTGGGACTATTTTAGACCTCTATTCTAAGCTGGGTATTGTTGCTGAGCCAGCAGGAGCAGCAACGATTGCAGCTCTTGAGGTAGTCAAGGACCAAATCAAGGGGCAAACCATTTGTTGTATCATTTCTGGTGGTAATAACGACATCAACAGGATGCCGGAAATGGAGGAACGTGCGCTTATCTACGAGGGAATTAAACACTACTTTGTTGTTAATTTTCCACAACGTCCAGGGGCTCTTCGTGAATTTGTAAATGATATTCTAGGGCCAAATGATGATATTACTCGTTTTGAATATATCAAACGTGCCAATAAGGGAACAGGGCCGGTTCTAATCGGTATTGCCCTAGGAGATAAAACAGATTATATGCAGTTTATTTCTCGCTTGGAAGAGTTTGATCCCCAGTACATCAATCTTCATGAAAATGATTCGCTTTATAAAATGCTAGTTTAG
- a CDS encoding phosphodiester glycosidase family protein encodes MKLLKKPFAYASIFGMLLTGGFTYSMLKTFVISEAITTVSASNATSTSEQNTTTASSSTTTTTATNVSTTDTSYSDDNIQINLETITTNNTTVYVADIQVSSPEYLKTALAQNTYGTNVTAKTSETAAANNAILAVNGDYYGANPTGYVIKNRVLYRDTVRDNASYGDLAIYADGSFEVIYENEITAQELIDKGVVNLLAFGPSLVENGEIVVDTSTEVGRAMSSNPRSAIGIIDENHYIIVVADGRTSESEGLSLYQLAEVMKQYGAQTAYNLDGGGSSTLYFNGQVINNPTTNGNTISERAVSDIVYIGY; translated from the coding sequence ATGAAATTGCTTAAAAAACCCTTTGCCTACGCATCCATCTTCGGAATGCTTTTGACAGGAGGCTTTACTTACTCCATGTTAAAAACCTTCGTCATTTCTGAAGCGATAACAACCGTCTCAGCAAGCAATGCTACTTCTACGAGCGAGCAGAATACGACCACAGCTTCGTCTTCCACCACTACCACAACAGCAACCAATGTATCTACTACTGATACTAGTTACTCTGATGATAATATTCAGATAAATTTAGAGACGATTACCACCAATAACACAACTGTTTACGTCGCAGATATTCAAGTCAGCTCACCCGAGTATTTAAAAACAGCACTTGCACAAAACACTTACGGTACAAACGTAACAGCTAAAACCTCAGAAACAGCGGCTGCAAACAATGCCATTCTAGCGGTTAATGGTGACTACTACGGAGCCAACCCAACTGGTTATGTTATTAAGAATAGAGTTCTGTATCGAGACACCGTTCGGGACAATGCATCTTATGGCGACTTGGCCATCTACGCAGACGGCTCATTTGAGGTCATTTATGAAAATGAGATTACCGCCCAAGAATTGATTGACAAGGGCGTTGTCAACCTCTTAGCATTTGGTCCATCATTGGTCGAAAACGGCGAAATTGTCGTCGATACTTCAACAGAAGTTGGACGTGCAATGTCATCCAACCCTCGTTCTGCTATCGGGATTATCGATGAAAATCATTATATCATCGTCGTAGCAGATGGACGTACGTCTGAAAGCGAAGGACTCTCTCTCTATCAATTGGCAGAAGTTATGAAACAATATGGTGCTCAAACTGCCTACAACCTTGATGGCGGTGGTTCATCCACTCTTTACTTTAACGGTCAAGTTATTAACAACCCAACAACAAATGGAAATACTATCTCAGAAAGGGCGGTGAGTGACATTGTCTACATCGGTTACTAA
- the ilvD gene encoding dihydroxy-acid dehydratase, with protein sequence MTDTNKLKNLRHRSSVYDSMVKSPNRAMLRATGMTDDSFEKPIVGVISTWAENTPCNMHLHDFGKLAKEGVKDAGAWPVQYGTITVADGIAMGTPGMRFSLTSRDIIADSIEAAMGGHNVDAFVAIGGCDKNMPGSMIAIANMDIPAVFAYGGTIAPGNLNGKDIDLVSVFEGIGKWNNGDLTAEEVRQIECNACPGPGGCGGMYTANTMATAIEVMGMSIPGSSSHPAESPEKKADIEEAGRAVVRMLELGIKPSDIMTREAFEDAITVTMALGGSTNATLHLLAIAHAANVELTLEDFNDFQERVPHLADLKPSGKYVFQDLYNIGGVPAVMKYLLKNGFLHGDRITCTGKTVAENLENFADLTPGQEVIMPLENPKRADGPLIILKGNLAPEGAVAKVSGVKVRNHTGPAKVFDSEEEAIEAVLTDEIVDGDVVVVRYVGPKGGPGMPEMLSLSSMIVGKGQGDKVALLTDGRFSGGTYGLVVGHIAPEAQDGGPIAYLRTGDLVTVDQDTKEITMHVSDQEIEERKKTTVIPPLYSRGVLGKYAHTVSSASKGAVTDFWRPERTGKK encoded by the coding sequence ATGACCGATACAAACAAACTTAAAAACCTCCGTCATCGTAGTTCCGTCTATGATTCGATGGTCAAGTCACCCAACCGTGCCATGCTTCGCGCAACAGGAATGACCGACGATAGCTTTGAAAAGCCTATTGTTGGGGTTATTTCGACATGGGCTGAAAATACACCCTGTAACATGCACCTTCATGACTTTGGAAAATTAGCCAAAGAAGGGGTAAAAGATGCAGGTGCCTGGCCTGTTCAATACGGTACCATCACCGTTGCAGACGGAATCGCCATGGGAACACCTGGTATGCGCTTCTCCTTGACTTCCCGTGACATCATAGCCGACTCTATTGAGGCAGCTATGGGAGGGCACAACGTGGATGCCTTTGTCGCAATCGGCGGCTGTGATAAAAACATGCCTGGTTCTATGATTGCTATCGCCAATATGGACATTCCTGCTGTATTTGCCTACGGTGGAACCATCGCACCAGGAAACCTCAATGGTAAAGATATTGACTTGGTTTCTGTCTTCGAAGGAATCGGAAAATGGAACAATGGCGACTTAACTGCTGAAGAAGTTCGTCAGATTGAGTGTAATGCCTGTCCTGGACCTGGTGGTTGTGGGGGTATGTACACTGCCAATACCATGGCTACTGCCATTGAGGTAATGGGTATGTCTATTCCTGGCTCTTCTTCTCACCCTGCTGAATCTCCTGAGAAGAAGGCTGATATCGAAGAAGCTGGTCGTGCTGTTGTACGCATGCTAGAACTTGGTATCAAACCATCTGACATTATGACGCGTGAAGCCTTTGAAGATGCTATTACAGTCACAATGGCTCTGGGGGGCTCAACCAACGCTACGCTCCATCTTCTAGCCATCGCCCATGCTGCTAATGTTGAATTAACATTGGAAGATTTCAACGATTTCCAAGAACGAGTACCTCACCTAGCTGACCTAAAACCATCTGGTAAATATGTCTTCCAAGACCTCTATAATATCGGCGGTGTCCCTGCGGTTATGAAATACTTGCTCAAAAACGGCTTCCTTCATGGCGACCGCATCACATGTACAGGTAAAACCGTTGCTGAAAACCTAGAGAATTTTGCAGACTTGACTCCAGGTCAAGAGGTCATCATGCCACTCGAAAATCCAAAACGTGCAGATGGCCCACTCATCATCCTCAAAGGTAACCTTGCTCCTGAAGGTGCCGTTGCCAAGGTTTCTGGTGTGAAAGTCCGCAACCATACAGGTCCAGCCAAGGTCTTTGATTCTGAAGAAGAAGCAATCGAAGCCGTCTTGACCGATGAAATCGTAGATGGCGATGTAGTCGTTGTCCGCTATGTTGGACCAAAAGGCGGTCCTGGTATGCCTGAAATGCTATCCCTTTCTTCCATGATTGTCGGAAAAGGCCAAGGTGACAAGGTAGCCCTTCTAACAGACGGTCGTTTCTCTGGTGGTACCTATGGACTGGTTGTTGGACACATCGCACCTGAAGCTCAGGATGGTGGACCAATTGCCTACCTCCGTACAGGTGATTTGGTGACGGTTGACCAAGATACCAAAGAAATCACCATGCACGTTTCTGACCAAGAAATCGAAGAACGCAAGAAAACCACTGTCATTCCACCACTCTACTCTCGTGGTGTTCTCGGTAAATACGCCCACACCGTATCCTCTGCCTCAAAAGGAGCCGTTACCGACTTCTGGAGACCAGAACGTACGGGGAAAAAATAA
- a CDS encoding bifunctional glycosyltransferase family 2/GtrA family protein — MYYVVIPAYQPDEKLIQLLEIMKNRLNCQVIVVDDGSTGASKNILEIAKTYAIVLHHDVNKGKGQALRTAFSFIQDLRKPGVIVTADADGQHAVNDIDRIARAAMNLPSRLILGVRQFTKDIPFRSRFGNKLTRVLFRLQTGVNVSDTQTGLRGFHTDLIPFMLDIEGDRYEYEMNMLTQASQRYKITEVPIQTIYIDDNASSHFRPIKDGLLVYKNLFKFALTSFGGFLVDYGVYALALLLLTSLPTAVRLLVANTIARICSATCNFALNKKLVFNNEESIARTGAGYFTLALVLFLCDTALLYLFHQILGLNLYIVKLAVGIFLFLASWFVQKNIIFKERKSFSHEIA, encoded by the coding sequence ATGTATTATGTAGTGATACCGGCTTACCAGCCAGATGAAAAATTAATCCAACTATTAGAAATAATGAAAAACAGGCTAAATTGTCAGGTCATCGTTGTGGATGATGGTAGTACTGGCGCATCCAAAAATATTCTTGAAATCGCCAAAACCTATGCAATTGTTCTACACCATGATGTCAATAAAGGAAAAGGCCAAGCCTTGCGAACAGCCTTTAGTTTCATCCAAGATTTGAGAAAACCAGGTGTTATCGTAACTGCTGACGCAGATGGTCAACATGCTGTGAATGATATTGACCGCATCGCCCGTGCAGCTATGAATTTGCCAAGTCGCCTGATTCTTGGTGTTCGTCAATTTACCAAAGACATTCCCTTTCGGAGTCGTTTTGGTAACAAACTAACCAGAGTATTGTTTAGACTGCAAACTGGTGTCAATGTGTCCGACACACAAACAGGCTTGCGTGGATTCCATACTGACTTAATTCCATTCATGTTAGATATTGAAGGCGATCGCTATGAGTACGAGATGAACATGTTAACTCAGGCAAGTCAACGCTATAAAATTACGGAAGTTCCAATCCAAACCATTTATATCGATGATAATGCCAGTTCGCATTTTCGTCCCATAAAAGATGGGCTGCTCGTTTACAAAAATCTCTTCAAATTTGCCCTGACATCTTTTGGTGGATTTCTAGTTGACTACGGAGTATATGCACTTGCCTTATTGCTACTCACTAGCTTACCAACTGCTGTACGCTTATTGGTCGCAAACACGATTGCTCGCATTTGTAGCGCTACCTGCAATTTTGCACTTAATAAGAAATTAGTCTTTAACAATGAAGAGAGCATCGCACGAACAGGCGCAGGCTACTTTACGCTAGCCCTTGTCCTCTTCCTTTGCGATACAGCCCTCCTCTATCTCTTCCACCAAATTCTAGGACTCAACCTCTACATTGTCAAACTTGCAGTTGGTATCTTCCTTTTCCTAGCTTCTTGGTTTGTTCAAAAGAATATTATTTTTAAAGAAAGGAAATCATTTTCCCATGAAATTGCTTAA
- the gtfB gene encoding accessory Sec system glycosylation chaperone GtfB, with the protein MILLFDYFHTASQDLYYSLKQAGLTGSTVAINDDGFLPEGVTSVYSYYCQMEAGHGKPLYFNQIKVPPFWEITGTNGEGEIWEYSEKRAKIFYAEPKHLRHVKNVDWMDKNEKVRFTDHYNQYGWLYARTYFTAEQKATTRSYFTREGLEVIVENFMTGDVILNWQGKTHFFENRVAFLKHYFKEMGWDTSQIWYNSLSTPFFLSYNMPQPGQDILFWQETIGDDIPGNMKILLASATQRTQTVVVQDKATFDKMRTLLPAEQAEKLVYLGYIYPQRRENQNRQDIFIFTNSDQIEQLDYLTTALPNFKFHIAALTEMSQRLMAFDTRDNVQLYPNISQRALERLYDTCDIYLDINHGSQVMEVVRKAFEQNMLIFAFENTVHNASLIIKDHIVPQAEPHKLVELLNANAGRLTDKVVEQRTHTSNEFVENYVAILG; encoded by the coding sequence ATGATTTTATTATTTGATTATTTTCATACAGCTAGTCAAGATTTGTACTACTCCTTGAAGCAAGCAGGGCTTACAGGCTCTACTGTTGCCATCAACGATGATGGTTTTTTGCCAGAAGGTGTGACATCCGTTTATTCATACTATTGCCAGATGGAAGCCGGTCACGGAAAACCTCTTTATTTTAATCAGATAAAGGTGCCACCATTCTGGGAAATTACAGGGACTAACGGTGAGGGAGAAATCTGGGAATATAGCGAAAAACGTGCGAAAATTTTCTATGCAGAGCCCAAGCATTTACGACATGTGAAGAATGTTGATTGGATGGATAAGAATGAAAAAGTTCGTTTTACAGACCATTACAATCAATATGGCTGGCTCTATGCTCGGACCTATTTTACTGCAGAACAAAAGGCAACAACGCGTAGTTATTTTACTCGCGAAGGCTTGGAAGTCATTGTAGAAAACTTTATGACTGGCGATGTTATCCTAAATTGGCAAGGAAAGACTCATTTTTTTGAAAATCGTGTAGCATTTTTAAAACACTACTTTAAAGAGATGGGCTGGGATACTTCGCAAATTTGGTATAATTCCCTGTCGACTCCTTTTTTCCTATCTTACAATATGCCACAACCAGGACAGGATATTCTTTTCTGGCAGGAAACGATAGGAGATGACATTCCTGGTAATATGAAAATTTTACTGGCTAGTGCTACTCAACGCACCCAGACCGTCGTGGTTCAGGATAAGGCTACTTTTGACAAGATGCGGACGCTTCTGCCTGCAGAACAGGCTGAAAAGTTAGTGTATCTTGGCTATATCTACCCTCAAAGACGTGAGAATCAGAACCGGCAAGACATTTTTATTTTTACAAACTCGGATCAGATTGAGCAACTGGACTATTTGACGACTGCTCTGCCGAATTTCAAATTCCATATTGCTGCCTTGACTGAAATGTCACAGCGTTTGATGGCTTTTGATACCAGGGACAATGTTCAACTTTACCCAAATATTTCACAAAGGGCGCTTGAACGATTATATGATACCTGTGACATCTATTTGGACATCAATCATGGAAGTCAAGTAATGGAAGTGGTTCGGAAAGCCTTTGAGCAAAACATGTTGATTTTTGCTTTTGAAAATACTGTTCATAATGCTTCGTTAATCATTAAAGATCATATTGTACCACAGGCAGAACCACACAAATTAGTAGAACTACTGAATGCGAATGCTGGGCGACTGACTGACAAGGTCGTTGAACAGCGCACCCATACAAGTAATGAATTTGTAGAAAACTATGTAGCTATCTTAGGCTAG
- a CDS encoding acetolactate synthase large subunit, whose protein sequence is MQEIQLDQPRSGSYLILDTLHQLGVDLVFGYPGGAVLPLYDAIYQYEGIQHILARHEQGAVHEAEGYAKSSGKVGVAIVTSGPGATNAITGIADAMGDSVPLLVFTGQVATRGIGKDAFQEADVLGMTMPITKYNYQIRDTADIPRVITEALHIATTGRPGPVVIDVPKDIQERVVDFYHDPTLHLPSYQPTIEPNGLQVKKILKQLSQAQKPVILAGGGVNYADANKELVAFAERYRIPVVSTLLGLGAMSIEHELSLAMGGMHGSYAANMAMDQADYIINIGARFDDRLTGNPTTYAPNATVAHIDIDPAEIGKVVKTAIPVVGDAKATLKALLALEIVETGYADWTAQVLENKRRAPFWYDEDEKVIKPQAAIELIGQLTQGDAIVVTDVGQHQMWAAQFYPYKHARQLVTSGGMGTMGFGIPAAIGAKLANPDKEVIIFVGDGGFQMTNQELAILNGYGVPIKVVLINNHSLGMVRQWQESFYEKRRSQSVFDDEPNFQLLAEAYGISHYSFDNPATLSEDMKVILEDKPMLIEVHISNREHVQPMVPAGKSNAEMLGVKFNA, encoded by the coding sequence GTGCAAGAAATTCAACTAGACCAACCGCGTTCGGGGTCCTATCTCATTTTGGACACCCTGCATCAGCTAGGAGTAGACCTTGTTTTTGGTTATCCTGGTGGGGCAGTTTTGCCTCTATATGATGCTATCTATCAATATGAGGGAATCCAGCATATTTTGGCTCGTCATGAACAAGGAGCGGTCCACGAGGCCGAAGGATACGCTAAATCATCAGGAAAGGTGGGCGTAGCCATTGTAACCTCTGGGCCAGGAGCAACCAATGCCATTACAGGCATTGCGGATGCAATGGGTGATAGTGTTCCTCTTTTAGTTTTTACTGGTCAAGTCGCAACACGTGGTATCGGTAAAGATGCTTTTCAGGAAGCAGATGTCTTGGGGATGACAATGCCGATTACCAAGTACAATTACCAAATTCGGGATACGGCAGATATTCCTAGAGTCATCACAGAAGCTCTCCATATTGCAACAACAGGGAGACCGGGTCCCGTTGTTATTGATGTTCCAAAAGACATCCAAGAAAGAGTTGTTGATTTTTATCATGACCCAACTCTACACCTACCAAGTTATCAGCCAACGATTGAACCAAATGGTTTGCAGGTTAAGAAAATTTTGAAACAGCTTAGCCAAGCTCAAAAACCAGTTATATTGGCTGGTGGTGGTGTCAATTATGCAGATGCCAATAAAGAATTAGTTGCCTTTGCAGAGCGCTACCGTATTCCAGTAGTTTCAACCCTCCTTGGATTAGGTGCAATGTCCATTGAGCATGAATTATCCTTGGCTATGGGGGGGATGCACGGTTCATACGCTGCCAATATGGCTATGGATCAGGCTGATTACATTATCAATATTGGAGCGCGATTCGATGACCGCCTAACAGGAAATCCAACAACCTATGCGCCAAATGCGACGGTAGCACATATTGATATTGATCCCGCAGAAATTGGTAAAGTTGTCAAAACGGCTATTCCAGTAGTAGGCGATGCTAAGGCAACCTTGAAAGCTCTACTTGCTTTAGAAATAGTTGAAACAGGCTATGCTGATTGGACGGCACAAGTATTGGAAAACAAACGTCGGGCGCCATTTTGGTATGATGAAGATGAAAAGGTTATTAAGCCACAGGCGGCAATTGAATTAATTGGTCAGTTGACGCAAGGGGATGCCATTGTCGTGACAGATGTTGGTCAGCATCAAATGTGGGCTGCCCAATTCTACCCCTACAAACATGCACGTCAACTTGTAACATCTGGTGGCATGGGGACCATGGGCTTTGGTATTCCTGCAGCTATCGGCGCCAAATTAGCCAATCCAGATAAAGAAGTAATCATCTTTGTTGGTGATGGCGGTTTCCAAATGACCAACCAAGAATTGGCTATTTTGAATGGCTATGGTGTACCGATTAAGGTCGTATTGATCAATAACCACTCTCTTGGAATGGTTCGTCAATGGCAGGAATCCTTCTATGAAAAGCGTCGTAGCCAATCTGTATTTGACGATGAACCGAATTTCCAATTGTTGGCAGAAGCTTATGGCATTAGTCATTATAGTTTTGACAATCCAGCGACTCTAAGTGAAGACATGAAAGTTATCTTAGAAGATAAACCAATGCTCATAGAGGTTCATATTTCTAATCGTGAACATGTTCAACCGATGGTGCCAGCAGGTAAGAGTAATGCAGAGATGTTGGGGGTGAAGTTCAATGCGTAG
- the ilvC gene encoding ketol-acid reductoisomerase, with the protein MTVTMQYEKDVTVAALDGKRIAVIGYGSQGHAHAQNLRDTGHDVIIGVRAGKSFDKAKEDGFETFEVAEAAKQADVIMILAPDEIQADLYNEEIAPNLEAGNALGFAHGFNVHFKFIKVPADVDVFMCAPKGPGHLVRRTFEEGFGVPALYAVYQDATGNAKHIAMDWAKGVGSARVGLLETTFKEETEEDLFGEQAVLCGGLTALMQAGFEVLTEAGYAPELAYFEVLHEMKLIVDLVYEGGFKKMRQSISNTAEFGDYVSGPRVITDQVKENMKAVLADIQSGKFANEFVNDYKAGRPRMEAYRKEAENLEIEKVGAELRKAMPFVGRNDDDAFKIYN; encoded by the coding sequence ATGACAGTAACAATGCAATATGAAAAAGATGTAACAGTAGCAGCACTTGACGGTAAACGTATCGCCGTTATCGGTTATGGTTCACAAGGTCATGCCCATGCCCAAAACTTGCGTGATACAGGACACGATGTCATCATCGGTGTGCGTGCAGGTAAGTCATTTGACAAGGCAAAAGAAGACGGTTTTGAAACTTTTGAAGTAGCAGAAGCAGCAAAACAAGCAGATGTCATCATGATCTTGGCTCCAGACGAAATCCAAGCTGACCTTTACAATGAAGAAATCGCTCCAAATTTGGAAGCGGGCAATGCCCTTGGTTTTGCCCATGGTTTCAACGTTCACTTTAAATTTATCAAGGTACCAGCAGATGTGGATGTCTTCATGTGTGCACCAAAAGGTCCAGGTCACTTGGTACGCCGTACCTTTGAAGAAGGTTTTGGAGTACCAGCCCTCTATGCTGTTTACCAAGATGCAACTGGCAATGCAAAACATATTGCGATGGACTGGGCAAAAGGTGTTGGTTCAGCCCGTGTTGGTCTTCTAGAAACAACTTTCAAGGAAGAAACGGAAGAAGACTTGTTTGGTGAGCAAGCTGTTCTCTGCGGTGGTTTGACAGCCCTTATGCAGGCAGGTTTTGAAGTCTTGACAGAAGCAGGTTATGCACCAGAATTGGCTTATTTCGAAGTTCTCCACGAGATGAAACTTATCGTTGACCTTGTCTACGAAGGTGGCTTTAAGAAAATGCGCCAATCTATCTCAAACACTGCTGAATTCGGTGACTATGTATCAGGCCCACGTGTAATTACAGACCAAGTCAAAGAAAACATGAAGGCAGTCCTTGCAGATATTCAATCTGGTAAATTTGCAAATGAATTTGTAAATGACTATAAAGCAGGCCGTCCACGTATGGAAGCTTATCGTAAAGAAGCAGAGAATCTTGAAATCGAAAAAGTAGGTGCAGAACTCCGCAAAGCAATGCCATTTGTCGGACGCAATGATGACGACGCATTCAAAATCTATAATTAA
- a CDS encoding DUF6176 family protein, with product MKLNVELSRFRVKEGKTAKVDEWMAFLNEHMEDTLLTLEGEKMYVETIFREVLDGREYLYWYSVQAEGGIEVEDSESYIDKKHLEYWEECIDPSYGMVDLDPQVVMIPKPVYETMEELDRQYDETFKK from the coding sequence ATGAAACTAAACGTCGAACTCTCCCGCTTTCGAGTCAAAGAAGGGAAAACTGCCAAAGTAGATGAATGGATGGCCTTTCTCAACGAGCACATGGAAGATACTCTCCTCACTCTTGAAGGAGAGAAAATGTATGTCGAAACCATCTTCCGTGAGGTATTGGACGGACGCGAATACCTCTACTGGTACTCTGTCCAAGCCGAAGGAGGGATTGAAGTCGAAGATTCAGAATCCTATATCGACAAAAAACATTTAGAGTACTGGGAAGAATGTATCGACCCGAGCTATGGCATGGTCGATTTGGATCCGCAAGTTGTCATGATTCCCAAACCTGTTTATGAAACCATGGAAGAATTAGACAGACAATACGATGAAACATTTAAAAAGTGA
- the ilvN gene encoding acetolactate synthase small subunit has translation MRRMLTAKLRNSSGVLNRFTGILSRRQINIESISVGPTEVDGISRVTVIVDVTSHDEVEQIIKQLNRLIDVVRVRDLTDIPHLEREVILVKMSAPPTKRAEILAIIQPFRANVVDVAPHSITIQMTGDGDKIDALLRVIQPYGIKNIARTGATGFSRD, from the coding sequence ATGCGTAGAATGTTAACAGCTAAATTACGAAATTCATCAGGCGTCCTCAACCGCTTTACGGGTATTCTATCTCGTCGCCAAATCAATATTGAGTCCATCTCCGTCGGCCCAACAGAAGTAGATGGCATCTCACGTGTGACGGTGATTGTAGACGTGACCAGTCACGATGAGGTCGAACAAATCATCAAACAGCTGAACCGCTTGATTGATGTGGTCCGTGTCCGTGATTTGACGGATATACCCCACTTAGAGCGTGAGGTGATTCTTGTCAAAATGTCAGCTCCGCCAACAAAACGAGCAGAAATTTTAGCGATTATCCAACCCTTTAGAGCAAATGTTGTCGATGTGGCACCTCACTCTATTACCATCCAAATGACAGGTGACGGAGATAAGATTGACGCCCTCCTGCGCGTGATTCAGCCTTACGGCATTAAGAATATCGCAAGAACGGGTGCGACTGGCTTTAGTAGAGACTAA